Proteins found in one Pseudodesulfovibrio sp. S3 genomic segment:
- a CDS encoding DUF5320 domain-containing protein, with amino-acid sequence MPRRDGTGPNGMGSRSGRGLGMCTGVNAPRFGGGFGAGYGMGGGMRARNGSGFGFRGGRGYGGGRAWGNTPAFGGGYPMAQSSLEERAATLEAELKTLRQRMAEMEKESAE; translated from the coding sequence ATGCCACGCAGAGACGGAACAGGACCTAATGGGATGGGCTCGCGCTCAGGGCGCGGTCTTGGAATGTGCACCGGGGTCAACGCGCCCCGCTTCGGCGGAGGATTTGGCGCTGGCTACGGCATGGGCGGCGGCATGCGCGCCCGCAACGGCTCCGGCTTCGGATTCCGAGGCGGCAGGGGCTACGGCGGTGGCCGTGCATGGGGAAACACCCCTGCCTTTGGCGGCGGGTATCCCATGGCTCAATCATCCCTGGAAGAACGCGCAGCCACCCTGGAAGCCGAGCTGAAAACCCTGCGCCAACGTATGGCTGAAATGGAAAAGGAAAGCGCTGAATAG
- a CDS encoding iron-sulfur cluster assembly scaffold protein codes for MADFDVFVDDLQHQINEQAKSAYGEKAFDRWCKTPHQGKPPATNCQGTSTGKCGDTIDIFLHIENDEVRDAGFLTNGCASSIMSGSMAAELALLKRCDDLISVTGEMIRDSLGGLLKDDEHCAWLAANALHDAVGDYFKRSIHQTKGTGSNTPPTEAS; via the coding sequence ATGGCCGACTTTGATGTTTTCGTAGACGATTTGCAACACCAGATTAACGAACAGGCAAAATCCGCCTATGGCGAGAAGGCCTTTGATCGGTGGTGTAAAACACCCCATCAGGGGAAACCGCCCGCCACGAATTGCCAAGGAACATCCACAGGCAAATGCGGCGACACCATAGACATCTTCCTTCACATCGAAAACGACGAAGTACGCGACGCCGGTTTTCTCACCAACGGTTGTGCATCCAGCATAATGAGCGGCTCCATGGCTGCCGAGCTGGCCCTGCTCAAACGGTGCGACGACCTGATTTCCGTTACCGGCGAAATGATTCGCGACAGCCTTGGCGGATTGCTCAAGGATGACGAACACTGTGCCTGGTTGGCGGCAAACGCCCTGCACGACGCCGTGGGAGATTATTTCAAACGCAGCATACACCAAACCAAAGGGACTGGAAGCAACACTCCCCCAACGGAGGCATCATGA
- a CDS encoding CGGC domain-containing protein: MTKIGIIRCEKNEKTCPLTGCITCLEQRSQAFGSYDQTRLAGVFTCRCDEDNVEDLARILKAKGVEAIHVPTCLFANKVDGKWTLDGGGLCDKLDTLLDRMRNASGLPCIQGTAHLPEGFVPEV; this comes from the coding sequence ATGACCAAGATAGGCATCATCCGCTGTGAAAAAAACGAGAAAACCTGCCCGCTCACCGGATGCATCACCTGCCTGGAGCAACGTTCCCAAGCGTTCGGGTCCTATGACCAGACCCGACTGGCAGGCGTTTTCACCTGCCGCTGTGACGAGGACAACGTGGAAGACCTGGCCCGGATACTCAAGGCCAAGGGAGTCGAGGCCATCCACGTTCCCACTTGCCTGTTCGCCAACAAGGTGGACGGCAAATGGACCCTGGACGGCGGCGGACTCTGCGACAAACTCGACACGCTGCTCGACCGCATGCGCAACGCCTCCGGGCTTCCCTGCATCCAAGGCACGGCCCACCTGCCCGAAGGGTTTGTGCCTGAAGTTTGA
- a CDS encoding PocR ligand-binding domain-containing protein, with product MLMTDLLSKEQWTDFEKSLHNDWGFNACAYDSKGMTFTGFKNFVNPLCAEIKSHPEGIQAICSVAHQNMARQAQATKKTVIEQCDAGLLKICTPIFVKGEFIGIVGGCGRLPQDSEVETFTVHKAIGVPLETLEKLAQEVPTITMEKARNVAAFLEGFVADIPAA from the coding sequence ATGCTCATGACCGATCTGCTTTCCAAGGAACAATGGACTGATTTTGAGAAAAGCCTGCACAACGATTGGGGTTTCAATGCTTGCGCCTACGACTCCAAGGGCATGACCTTTACCGGCTTCAAGAACTTTGTTAACCCGCTGTGTGCCGAGATCAAATCCCACCCCGAAGGCATCCAGGCCATCTGTTCGGTGGCGCACCAGAACATGGCCCGGCAGGCGCAAGCCACGAAGAAAACCGTCATCGAACAATGTGACGCAGGGCTGCTCAAGATTTGCACTCCGATCTTCGTGAAGGGTGAATTCATCGGCATTGTGGGCGGCTGTGGCCGGTTGCCCCAAGACTCTGAGGTCGAGACCTTCACGGTGCACAAGGCCATTGGCGTGCCCCTTGAAACCCTGGAGAAACTGGCGCAAGAAGTACCGACCATCACCATGGAAAAAGCCCGGAATGTGGCTGCTTTCCTGGAAGGATTTGTGGCAGATATCCCCGCCGCCTGA